A region from the Lolium perenne isolate Kyuss_39 chromosome 4, Kyuss_2.0, whole genome shotgun sequence genome encodes:
- the LOC127346957 gene encoding mitogen-activated protein kinase kinase 9-like, with amino-acid sequence MALIREKRLPQLQLSLPVPPRAAGQRPNPMFAPVPAPTPKKASTPTALSSQFRLSDFDKLAVLGRGSGGTVYKVRHRETCALYALKVQHYGDPAAAAEAEILSRTASPFVVRCHSVLPAAASGDVAMLLELVDGGSLDSIKSRQGAFPEAALAEVAAQALSGLAYLHARRIVHLDIKPANVLASTAGEVKIADFGIAKVLSRAGDQCTSYVGTTAYMSPERFDPEAHGGHYDPYAADVWSLGVTILELFMGRYPLLPAGQKPSWAALMCAVCFGEAPALSDGVASPELQGFVAACLHKDYRKRASVAELLAHPFVARRDVSVSKCALQKLVADVSSECRST; translated from the coding sequence ATGGCTCTCATCAGGGAGAAAAGACTTCCGCAACTGCAGCTCTCGCTGCCAGTCCCGCCCCGCGCCGCTGGCCAGCGTCCCAACCCAATGTTCGCGCCGGTGCCGGCGCCGACGCCGAAGAAGGCATCGACACCAACAGCTCTATCCAGCCAATTCCGCCTCTCCGATTTTGATAAGCTCGCCGTGCTGGGACGAGGGAGCGGCGGCACCGTGTACAAGGTTCGGCATCGCGAGACCTGCGCGCTCTACGCGCTCAAGGTCCAGCACTACGGAGACCCGGCCGCGGCCGCCGAGGCAGAGATCCTCAGCCGCACTGCCTCGCCGTTCGTCGTCCGATGCCACTCTGTTCTCCCCGCTGCCGCCTCCGGCGACGTCGCGATGCTCCTGGAGCTAGTGGACGGCGGATCGCTCGACTCCATCAAGAGCCGCCAGGGCGCCTTCCCGGAGGCCGCGCTCGCGGAGGTAGCAGCTCAGGCTCTGTCGGGCTTGGCATATCTCCACGCTCGCCGCATCGTGCACCTCGACATCAAGCCGGCGAACGTCCTCGCAAGCACGGCAGGGGAAGTTAAGATCGCCGACTTCGGCATCGCCAAGGTGCTCTCTCGCGCCGGCGACCAGTGCACGTCGTATGTGGGCACGACCGCGTACATGAGCCCCGAGCGCTTCGACCCTGAGGCGCACGGCGGGCACTACGACCCGTACGCCGCCGACGTCTGGAGCCTGGGGGTCACCATCCTTGAGCTCTTCATGGGCCGATACCCGCTCCTCCCTGCTGGGCAGAAGCCGAGCTGGGCGGCACTCATGTGCGCTGTCTGCTTCGGTGAGGCGCCCGCGCTGTCCGACGGCGTAGCGTCGCCGGAGCTCCAGGGTTTTGTCGCCGCGTGCCTCCACAAAGACTACCGCAAGAGGGCGTCCGTGGCGGAGCTGCTTGCCCACCCGTTTGTTGCCCGGAGGGATGTCTCAGTGTCGAAATGTGCGCTCCAGAAGCTGGTCGCCGACGTATCGTCGGAGTGCCGGAGTACGTGA